The Actinobacillus succinogenes 130Z region AGCATTATTGTCAATTGGTAATAATCCTGATTGAAGTTCGCGACCTAAGAAAATATTTTCTGCGACAGAGAGATTTTCAGATAAATTCAATTCCTGGTGTACCATACCAATACCATGAGCGGCTGCACTACGCGTATCAGTAATATGAACTTTCTCACCATTGATATACAAATCACCAAGAGTTGGTTGCTGTACACCTGCAAGAATTTTCATTAATGTTGATTTACCTGCACCATTTTCTCCAATGATTACATTAACAGCGCCGCGATAAACGTTATAACTCACATTATCAAGCGCTTTTGTACCTGGGAATATCATTGAGATATTCTCAGCACGCATAACAACATCTTTTGTTTCTATACTCATTACATAGCTCCTTATTCAACAATTTTAATGTCTAATGGAACAACGTTCTGAATATTGTCACCTTTAATTGTTAATGCAGATAACACATCAACTTTTTTTCCAACACTGCTATCATCTAATTTAACTAAATTTTGGACCGCACTTTTATTAAGTTCTTTAGCTAACTTAGAATATTGAATTTGGTTTTTAAATTGGTCAAAAGAAAGCAATGAAGAAGCATCACGAATAGCATTGCCTTTGATCATTGACCCCACTTGAATAGGAATAATCTCGTTACCAGTATTAACACTTACTGTAATAAATTTAGATTTAACTTCAACTTGTTCAACAACCCCAGAGAATCTCACGAAATAACTTTTATCATTTTCTTTTTTATTTTCAAGGGATTCGAGTGAAATTGGTGCTTTCTGAGCATCCTGAACAATATCAGTCCACATTTTAGTAACAACATCTTTTGGATCCATATTCGCTAAGGATGCCGCTTCCTCTGCCGACATTGGAATAATAGGTTTGCCAGCACTATCTAGTTCAACAACTTCACATCCGGCAACAGCCAAACTTGTAAGCACAATTAAAAGACTTGATTTCAAATGTTGACATGAAAACATAATGCCTCCTGTATAAGGCGGGGATTTTACTTAGCAAAATCCCCGAATATGAAATGTTACTTGCTTAATGAAAATTTATTTAATTTTTTCGCATTGCTACTATCAATAAGAATACAATCCATTAATTGTTTTTCTTCTTTACCAGTAGAACCTGTGCGAATATATTTATCAGCTTGAACAACAGCTTCTTGCGCTTGATCCCAAGCCGGTTGCAAAGCTGTTGCTTTAATATTGCCACCCGCTAAGATTGAATCTCTCACATAGTCGCTTCCATCAAAACCTACCACAATCACATCCGTACGACCTGCAGCTTTTAATGCGGCTTCCGCACCTAATGCCATAGTATCGTTACCAGAAATGACACCTTTAATATTTGGATTAGCTTGTAAAATAGATTCCATACGGCTGAAACCTTCTGTTTGGCTCCAGTTTGCAGTTTGTTGAGCAACCATTTTCATTTCTGGGTATTCATCAATGATTTCATGGAAGCCTTGAGAACGAACAGAGGCATTAGTATCTGATTCACGACCAAGCAATTCAACGTATTGACCTTTTTCGCCCATTAATTCAACGAATTTTTCTGCACTTAATTGTGCACCTTGATAGTTATTTGAAACGATTTGCGAAACAGCAACACCTGTTTTATTAATTTCACGATCGATTAAAAATGCTGGAACTCCTGCTGCTTTCGCTTTTTCTAATGCCCCAACAGTTACATCAGAACCAGCGTTATCAAGAATAATTGCTTTAGCTTTACGTGAAACTGCAGTTGAGATTAATTGATCTTGTTTGTTGGCATCATCATCATGTGAGGCAACCAATGTTGTATAGCCCAGCTCTTCTGCTTTTTGTTTCGCACCGTCTGCTTCAGCTTTAAAGAATGGGTTATCATGAGATGGAGTAATGATTGCAATTAATCCATTATCTGCATAAACAAATGTTGATGCAGCTAAAGATAATGCCACAAGACTAGCTTTGAGTAATTTCATTGAGATCTCCTTATTGAATATTTATTCAAATATGAATATATACTCAATAAGGAATATAAATAAAAAACAAAAAACTGTCTAATAGAGAATATTAAAAATGCGATATTGATCACAAAAAATATGAAATGGATTTGCGCCTATTACTTACTGTAATAATAATTGAGCCGTGAGCTTATCGATGACTAAAATATCAATATAACCACCGATAAGTGCTGCTTTGATGGCTTCTGCTTTTTCAATACCCCCCGCCAAAGCAATCACTTTTGGACATTTCTTTAATTTTTCTAAATCAATGCCAATTGCAGGATCTTCCATATTGCTCAATACGGGGGTGCCATCATTATTAAAATAATGTAAGCAAATATCACCAACAGCACCTTTCGATTTTAATTTTTCTTTCATACAAGAATTATAATAAATACCTGATTTCTTTAATGAAGCTGAGGGTTCCAATCGTCCGATACCAATAATCGCACAATCAATCGTATCAAATAACTCTATCACCTGTGCAACCTCAGGATTTTTTAATAACTCATTCTTATAACTTACTTCATCTGTAGAAGAAATATTTTGCGAAGGCAATAAATAAGCAGGACAATTCAATTTTTGAGCAAGTGTGTAAGTTGATAAATTAGCCTGCACATTCCCATTAATACCAACGCCACCCAAAAGTTGTACGACACCTTTTGCTTTTATATTTAATGGCATCATCGTATCTACCATGGCTCGAATCGTATCACTCCAAGCAGAAATCCCTATTAGTTGGTTTGGTTGAGATGTAACTTGCAGGTAATATGCAGCAGCAGAACCAATAGCTCTCTGAATTTGTTCTTCATTATCATGTTCATCAGAATCAACGATAATAACCTGAGAAAGAGCAAACCGCTTTTGTAAAATTTGCTCGAGATCTAAAAAAATATTTGGGGGAGGGATAACATTAATTTGAACAATGCCTTCGGCAATGCATTTTGTTAAAGAGCGAGAAATAAAAGATTGTGACAAATTCAAACTCTTAGCAATATCTGTTTGCTTCATTTTCTCATCGTAATATAGCTTTGCAATCTTTGCCAACAGCCGTTTCTCATCCAACATTGCCATAACATTCTCCATTTATCTTAACCATTAAAAAATAGCAGTATATTTTCAATATGCTGCTATTTAGAGAATTGAGTAAATATATACAATCCAATTAACCACTCTAACAATCATATTTTTTACGATACCCGATAATATCTTCGATTGTTACTATGGCATATCCAAATTTTTTTACAAATTCCACTAATTCCGGTGTTCTTGCCATCGTACCATCATCATTTGTAATTTCACAAATAACGCCTGCCTCTCGGTAACCTGATAAACGCGCTAAATCAACTGCAGCTTCAGTATGCCCTCCACGGGCAAGCACTCCGCCCTCAACAGCACATAATGGAAAAACATGCCCCGGTCGATGTAAATCTTCTGGTTTGGCTCCAACTGAGATCGCTGCTTTAATAGTAGTCACACGATCTGATGCCGACACTCCAGTAGATACACCACTGGCAGCTTCTATTGTTACAGTAAATGCAGTTTTATTTACACTCGTATTACATTGAACCATTGGTGGTAGATCAAGCTGCTTACATAATTCATCTGTAATACACAAACAGGTAATTCCACTACCATAGCGAATTAAAATTGCCATTTGTTCTGGAGTGATTGTTTCTGCTGGAAAAATCAAATCACCTTCATTCTCACGGTCTTCGTTATCCAAGACAAGAACACCATTACCTTGTTTAAATGCTTCAATAGCCTTGATAACACGCTCTTCCGATGTGCCAAATGAAGATAATAATGACTGATTCATACTAAATACCTTATAAAAAATAAAATGCTAGAATCAAGGTGTCAGAAATGACGATGAGATAATGAACCTAGTGGATCATCTCACCCAAAAGACTTTTCACTCGCCCTGATAATTATTAAGAAGTATAACTCAAATCAAAAAAATATAACAATCCCGAAGAAGCCTAATATTCTTCTCCAGAGTGAATATTTCATTCAAATAACGCCAATTACCTTGCAAATAAGAATATCACCACAGCATTAATAGATTATTATAGTAAAAAGGTTCAGAAAACAGTAAAAACGGTAATTATTTGAATCTGATGCAATACCAGCAAAAGAAACTAATTAATAATTTTAGTTTTCATCTTCTATAGATAATGAACTGCCATTGTTCTCATACTGTTCTGTTCCAACTCTCACAAAAGTGCGGTCAAATTTCTGATAATTTTCTCGTGAAAAACATCATATTTTTTGACCGCACTTTACGAAAATAATATTCGAATTATTTCTCCTTAATACCGGCTAACACTTGTGTTAACACCGACCAGTAGGTCTGTACCGCAGGGATATGCACGCATTCGTCCGGCGAATGGGCGTTACGGATGGTCGGGCCGATAGACACCACGTCCAATTCCGGATAGATTTTTTTCAGCAGTCCGCATTCCAAACCTGCGTGAATCACTTTGACTTTCGGTTCTTCGCCTATAACCTGCGCATACGCCTGTTTGGTCAATGTCAACATATCGCTATCCGGATGCGGTTCCCAACCCGGATAGTAACCGGAATAGGCGACATCGCCGCCACTTTGCTGCGCCAATGCGACGAGTTCCGCTTTCACTTCATCGGTACCGTGTTCAATCAACGAACGCAACAAAATCGTGCCGTGTAACGCGCCGTTTTTCATATTTAATACGCCGATACTTAATGAGGTTTCCACCACGTCTTTAACGGTATCGCTGAATTTCACGACACCGTTCGGCAGCGCATTCAGCACATGTGTCACGGTTTGACTGCTGGCGGTATCGAAGGTTTGTTGCGGTAACGCCACTTTGTTCAGCAACACTTGCGCATTCGGATCTTCCGTTAATTCCGCTTTCAAATGCGCTTTGAAATTTTCCGCCACCCGATTCAGTGCGTCGGCGTCGTCCAATGCCAAGGTAACGAAAGCTTCGCGCGGAATGGCGTTGCGCACGGAACCGCCGCGTATATCTACAATGGCAAAATCTTGGGTCGCGTAGGAAAGTGCGGTCAAAAATACACCTAATAATTTAATGGCATTGCCTCGTCCGGTGTGAATGTCGCAACCGGAATGCCCGCCGCGCAATCCTTTAATCGCGACCTCAAAGCAATGAGGAAATTTATTGGGTTGGGTATTCACCGGCAGGCTGAAATCCGCATTCTCGCCGCCCGCACAACCGATATAGATTTCGCCGCTTTCTTCGGTATCCGTATTCACCATCATTTTGGCGCGTAACCATCCCGCACGCAAACCCAGTGCGCCTTCCATGCCCGCTTCTTCCGTCATGGTGAGCAAAACCTCCAGTTCGGGATGCGCCAAATCGTCGCTGTCCAGCACCGCTAACGACGACGCCATACCGATACCGTTATCCGCCCCCAGCGTGGTACCGGCGGCATACACCCAATCGCCTTCAATGCGGGGTAAGATCGGATCTTTCAGAAAATCGTGACGGGTGGATTCATTCGCCTGCGGCACCATATCCAGATGCGCCTGTAACGCTACCGACGGGCGGTTCTCCATGCCTTGGGTCGCGGCTTTGCGAATCAGCACATTGCCCGCTTCATCCCGTTCCGCAAACAAATTTTTCCCTTTCGCCCAGTTCACAATGAATTCCGCCAATGCGTCTTCGTGATAGGACGGATGCGGAATCGCACAAATTTTATCGAACCATTGCCATAGTCTTGCGGGCTGTAATGTTTGAATTTCTGACATATTTCTTCCTTTTTTATAAAATTTGCGGATTTTCGACCGCACTTTGTTGCAAAATGATAGCATAAAAACCCGTTTCGGGTTATCCTTACGCCATTTTTAAAGAGGTCGAAAGGAAGAAATTATGAGCGAAAAATATGTGGTGACCTGGGATATGTTCCAAATGCACAGCCGTAAGCTGGCGGAACGTTTATTACCCGCTTCACAATGGAAAGGGATTATTGCGGTAAGCCGCGGCGGTTTGTTCCCGGCGGCCGTATTATCGCGCGAACTCGGCATTCGTCATGTGGAAACCGTGTGTATCGCCAGTTATGATCACGACCGGCAAGGCGAATTACGGGTTATCCATGCCGCCGAAACGGACGGCGAAGGCTTTATCGTGGTGGACGATTTGGTAGATACCGGCAATACGGCGAAAGAAATCCGTAACATGTACCCGAAAGCCAAATTCGTTACCGTCTTCGCCAAACCGGCAGGTGCGCCGTTAGTGGACGATTACGTTATCGACATTCCGCAGGACACTTGGATCGAACAACCTTGGGATTTAGGCTTGGGCTTCGTTCCGCCTATCGCCCGTAAATAATCGAGATAAAATGAAAAACGCGAGTAAACTCGTGTTTTTTCTGTACGAATTCGTTATATGATTGAATATATTACTCTTTCCCAAGCGGAAATCGACGCCGTCCGGTTGAGTTTAAAAGTCGCTTTTTGGGCAATTTTATGCAGCCTGCCGCCGGCAATCGCCACCGCCTGGTTGCTGGCGCGTTGCCGGTTCTGGGGCAAATCAGTGCTGAACAGTATTATTCATTTGCCGTTGGTGCTGCCACCGGTGGTAATCGGTTATTTATTGCTCACTACCATGGGACGCAACGG contains the following coding sequences:
- a CDS encoding DUF2291 family protein, whose amino-acid sequence is MFSCQHLKSSLLIVLTSLAVAGCEVVELDSAGKPIIPMSAEEAASLANMDPKDVVTKMWTDIVQDAQKAPISLESLENKKENDKSYFVRFSGVVEQVEVKSKFITVSVNTGNEIIPIQVGSMIKGNAIRDASSLLSFDQFKNQIQYSKLAKELNKSAVQNLVKLDDSSVGKKVDVLSALTIKGDNIQNVVPLDIKIVE
- a CDS encoding D-ribose ABC transporter substrate-binding protein; translation: MKLLKASLVALSLAASTFVYADNGLIAIITPSHDNPFFKAEADGAKQKAEELGYTTLVASHDDDANKQDQLISTAVSRKAKAIILDNAGSDVTVGALEKAKAAGVPAFLIDREINKTGVAVSQIVSNNYQGAQLSAEKFVELMGEKGQYVELLGRESDTNASVRSQGFHEIIDEYPEMKMVAQQTANWSQTEGFSRMESILQANPNIKGVISGNDTMALGAEAALKAAGRTDVIVVGFDGSDYVRDSILAGGNIKATALQPAWDQAQEAVVQADKYIRTGSTGKEEKQLMDCILIDSSNAKKLNKFSLSK
- a CDS encoding sugar-binding transcriptional regulator → MAMLDEKRLLAKIAKLYYDEKMKQTDIAKSLNLSQSFISRSLTKCIAEGIVQINVIPPPNIFLDLEQILQKRFALSQVIIVDSDEHDNEEQIQRAIGSAAAYYLQVTSQPNQLIGISAWSDTIRAMVDTMMPLNIKAKGVVQLLGGVGINGNVQANLSTYTLAQKLNCPAYLLPSQNISSTDEVSYKNELLKNPEVAQVIELFDTIDCAIIGIGRLEPSASLKKSGIYYNSCMKEKLKSKGAVGDICLHYFNNDGTPVLSNMEDPAIGIDLEKLKKCPKVIALAGGIEKAEAIKAALIGGYIDILVIDKLTAQLLLQ
- the ribB gene encoding 3,4-dihydroxy-2-butanone-4-phosphate synthase; the protein is MNQSLLSSFGTSEERVIKAIEAFKQGNGVLVLDNEDRENEGDLIFPAETITPEQMAILIRYGSGITCLCITDELCKQLDLPPMVQCNTSVNKTAFTVTIEAASGVSTGVSASDRVTTIKAAISVGAKPEDLHRPGHVFPLCAVEGGVLARGGHTEAAVDLARLSGYREAGVICEITNDDGTMARTPELVEFVKKFGYAIVTIEDIIGYRKKYDC
- a CDS encoding aminoacyl-histidine dipeptidase is translated as MSEIQTLQPARLWQWFDKICAIPHPSYHEDALAEFIVNWAKGKNLFAERDEAGNVLIRKAATQGMENRPSVALQAHLDMVPQANESTRHDFLKDPILPRIEGDWVYAAGTTLGADNGIGMASSLAVLDSDDLAHPELEVLLTMTEEAGMEGALGLRAGWLRAKMMVNTDTEESGEIYIGCAGGENADFSLPVNTQPNKFPHCFEVAIKGLRGGHSGCDIHTGRGNAIKLLGVFLTALSYATQDFAIVDIRGGSVRNAIPREAFVTLALDDADALNRVAENFKAHLKAELTEDPNAQVLLNKVALPQQTFDTASSQTVTHVLNALPNGVVKFSDTVKDVVETSLSIGVLNMKNGALHGTILLRSLIEHGTDEVKAELVALAQQSGGDVAYSGYYPGWEPHPDSDMLTLTKQAYAQVIGEEPKVKVIHAGLECGLLKKIYPELDVVSIGPTIRNAHSPDECVHIPAVQTYWSVLTQVLAGIKEK
- the gpt gene encoding xanthine phosphoribosyltransferase yields the protein MSEKYVVTWDMFQMHSRKLAERLLPASQWKGIIAVSRGGLFPAAVLSRELGIRHVETVCIASYDHDRQGELRVIHAAETDGEGFIVVDDLVDTGNTAKEIRNMYPKAKFVTVFAKPAGAPLVDDYVIDIPQDTWIEQPWDLGLGFVPPIARK